AAATTCTCATTCGTCGGCCCAAACCTCAGCTGCGCGAGGTGTGGTTTCTCAAGTGGGCGGCACATGCATACTGTTTCTTTTTCCGCTCCGtggcttcttgttcttgatgcATTCACGTGGAAATGGAAAATGTGAGTGCGGTATCCCTAGTTTCAGTTTGCCCATTCTACGTCTCCTTCAGAATTTATTGCTTGGAAAGACAAAAAGGAAGTCAAACACAACAGGGCCTTCCTTTCAAAAACAATGGCCTGCAGTTCCCGCGGTAAAAACTGCTTGCACTTGTCTATATAACCTCTCCAAACACAAACTTGCAAGATCATTCAAGCAAGCGGTTGAAGTAAACCATTACTTCTAGACAGCAGATTGTACTGCAGCTGTGCAGCATTGATCTGCTGCCTGCTAGCACAGGCGGCATGGCTTGCCTGCGATTGCTGCTCGCGTTCTCCGCCATCGCGCTAGCCGCCGGTGGCGCGTGCGGCTTCCAGTTCGAGGAGGCCACCGTCGACAGCATCCACCGCGGCTTCAAGAATGGCAGCCTCACGTCGGCAGCGCTCGTCCGTTACTACCTCGGCCAGATCGCCCGGCTCAACCCGCAGCTCCACGCCGTCATCGAGGTCAACCCCGACGCGCTCCGCGACGCGGCCCGCGCCGACGCCGAGCGGGCGTCCGGgcaccggcgagccgccgccggagggctCCACGGCGTCCCCGTGCTGATCAAGGACCTCATCGCGACGCGCGACAGGCTCAACACGACGGCCGGGTCGTTCGCGCTGCTCGGCTCCGTGGCCAGGCGCGACGCCGGCGTGGTGGCCAGgctgcgccgcgccggcgccgtcgtgcTCGGCAAGTCCAACCTCCCCGAGTGGGGCAACTTCCGCAACGCCGCCGGACTGGACGGCtggagcgcgcgcggcggacAAGCCATGGTATGCTCGCTCGCTCGCGTCCTGCAAATTGGAATATTTGCCCTCTTGACATGATGAAGCTTTGACGACGTACATGCATCGCGTCGTGCAGAATCCGTACGTGCTGGAGGTGGATCCCTGCCAAGCGAGCACCGGCTCAGCCATAGCCGCGGCGGCGAACATGGCAGCGGTGACGCTGGGGACGGAAACCATGGCTTCCATACTCTGCCCGGCGTCGGTGAATTCGGTGGTCGGCATCAAGCCCACAGTTGGGTTGACAAGCCGGTCCGGCGTTATCCCCTTCACTCTGAGGCAGGACACTGTCGGGTAAGCGTAGCAGTGGATAATGTTTGACTTGCAAACATTACTTTGCTTATTTTTCATACAATTTTTAGAGCTTTTGGTTTTTTGGTACCATTTTTACTTTGACTTGCAAACAAAGAAATAGTAATAAACTAAAAAATTGCTTAGATTTTATTTCCTTGTTATTTTTCGACACGCCATGTTGTTAATGTGGAAAAAACATTGATTTTTCTCCGGAACGCAGACCACTATGTCGCACGGTAGCAGATGCTGTCCACGTGCTGGATGCTATTGTTGGTTATGATGCCCTGGACGCTGCAGCAACAAGGGCAGCATCCAAGTACATCCCTACTGGCGGATACAAGCAGTTCTTGAAGGCCGGCGGGTTACGAGGCAAGAGAATTGGTATACCAAATGGCTTTTTCGGTTTCAAAAATGGGACAGTGAAGCATAGAGTGTGCAAGCAGCACATCGACACACTGAGGTGATTATGAATTCGTCAACACTCCAAACCGTTTTATGCATTTATCTACTAGTTATATTAGTGGTGGAGTAGCAGCTTTTTTTCACACAGAACTTTTGTCTTCTTAAGGATTCTACGCTGCATGTGCTTGGTGAGAAATtaaatatttgtatatatatgtacatatatatggTAATGCTATTCTACACCTTAGATGTAGCTACACCCAACTAATTACTGAACAAATTTTCAATAACAACCGCCGCGCACGGTTACTGAGCACCATTCTACTAAATAATTTGACTGCTGGGTGTAGAATAAACACTACACTTAGAATAGTATTACTATATATAGAACTTTTATAATGGTTAAAAAAATGAGAGCCGTCCATCTAACAAAATCGTACGGTGGTCAATGTAAGTACCTGAAAGAACCTAGACTAAAGTACCTGGTGGTACAAAAATATGGGGCTAAGTACCAAAAAGAGTGGAGCTGAATATACCCTTAACGCTATTAATtggattttttgaaaataacttCCATAGATCAACGGCCATGAAAATTTCAAGGAAAAAGTACCTGAATTTCAGTACGCTGTGGTACTTTACAATTATTGTAACGGAGCTCATCTCTCTATATATAAtatgtgtgtgcgcgcgcacaCACTAATGGTAACTTCTGCAATTCATTTTTTGTTTACTGACTTCTTTTGGTATATACGACAcctaaggtgtttatggactaTATTTAAACACGCACACACAATAATGCAAGGTTGATGTTAATCAGTGGTATCCTAATTAAGAGGAATTACTAGTTGAGGTACTAATTTTCTTATTTGAACAGGCTTTGAGTTGTAAATACCAGTAATAAAATTGTTCTTAAAGGTTATACGTTCTGTTACACTTACACAAGTTTGTATTCctcaaattaatttttttaatggtCACCAGGGGGAGAGCATCCCCATCTGAATTGCATTTATAAGATATGACATAACCAGAAATCAACGACCTCATTTTGACTGCTCAGAAGTTGAGTTCAtcgaaaattatttttagagtTCAAAGTCAGCTCGATTAGCTGTATGCTAACCGCGAGGCATCTGCTCATCcttccctttcctttctttAAAATCAGAACTAACTAAACCTATTGTAATGTCTGCTCTTGTTTGTAGGCGACATGGAGCGACTGTGATTGAGAACCTGGACATAGCAAATTTGAGTGTCATACAGAATATCACTAAAAGTGGATTCCAGGCTGCGGCACCAGCAGAGTTCAAGTTCAACCTGAACAATTACTTGTCTAATTTGTCATACTCTCCGGTCCGTTCCCTTGCTGAAATCATAGCATTCAACAATGCACATCCTGTCGAGGTTAGTTCCAACATATTTCTAACACAATCCCGTTGTACTTTCTCAAGGATGCAAATCACTAATTTTTCGGATTTGCAGACCTGACTCCTAATTAAGTGTATAACTTTGTAATTAAAGCACCTGTAGTAAAAGTTGTTGCTGCCATTGTCATTGAgtaacataatttttttttcttccaaagaAACATAAACTTTGAACTGATCAACTGCAGGAGAAGCTGAAAAAGTATGGGCAGCAGCTTTTGCTGTTATCTGAAAGCACCACCGGCATTGGCCCACGGGAGAGAGCTGCAATACATCAGATGAATGAGTTGTCGGCAAATGGGGTGGAGAAGCTGATGAAGAAACACCGGCTTGATGCAATTTTCACACCTGATTCGAGTATCGCCACCGTCCTTGCGTACAATGGTCTCCCTGGCATCGAGGTGCCGGCTGGGTATGACGAGAAGGGTGTCCCCTTTGGCATTTGTTTCGGCGGGCTCAAGGGTTATGAACCAAGGCTGATCGAGATGGCCTATGCGTTTGAGCAGGCAACTAAGGTGCGAAAGCCTCCTATGATAAAAGCTTAGACTGCACAACAGTGTTGCAGCTACAATGGTCGTGCCTGCCTTGTGGGAGTTGGTGCCTCCGTTCAGAAGATAGAAATTGCATATTTTTGTTCCTTCTCTTTGGCTCTACTTTTGTAAATCAGTGGAGTAATAGTAACACTATAATTCTTGTTTGCGTTATCTGCGTAATTTTATTAGTAAAGAGATTCACCGGTTCTGCTTGACTGtatgtttattttttatttttttctcttctttttcatttttattctCGCTGCTTTTCCTACCTTCCGTTCCTCCAACCCACATATTTCGCTGCTGCTGGTgcggggctgctgctgctgaccttTGCCGCCAGCCAACCATGGACGCCATCGCGTTCGGTGGAATCAGAGGTTGAGTGGCATTCTTGGGTGATATTTTCATAAACTGGGGTATTTCGGTACGCATTAATATGAAgatagaagaagaaggagaatgACAGGCTATTTTGTTCAACTCCGTTTGCATAGCTCATTAACTCCTTTTGCATAGCTCATTTTGTAGGGCGGCCCACCAGAGAAGGAGAATGACAGGCTATTTTGTTCAACTCCGTTTGCATAGCTCATTAACTCCTTTTGTAGCCCCCCCTTCAATTTTAGGAAATGTTATGTTATAGAAGTGCCAGAGTGCTTCATTGAAGATATGAATCAATTAGTTTTTTTCTTGATAATATCATCCATCACTTTTGCTTATGTTGGTAGCATACTTACGAGCAAGAAACATAGAGTGACTTTTTTATGATTATTAACTTGCCAATACTCTGTAAACTACAATAACATCGAACAGAGCTTCTCAGGAAcacagagaggggggggggggggggccgcCATTAGGACAATCCTCTACTTGGTTACTGACGTCCTAGTGTTGTCGAGGATGCATCGTCAAACAAAATATTGTGAAGCTTCACCCAAAAGTTTTTGTTTTAGATAGGGTAGTACGTCACATTTACAtccttaaattttttatttagtaccGAGAATGGATACGATTGTTCTATCACCACCTCATCGCTCGTACGGAAATTCATGCAATGGAGTCTCCATAATGCATTTTACTCCAGATAAAATTATTTGTCAAAATAAACACCACCTAATAAAACCTTCTACTTGCTTTTGTGCATGCAGTTTGCacatttttattaaaaaaagatttatttcggggggtggggggggggggggaagggtATGGTTTTTACGGCCAAACCACCAAAAATCAATTTCCAAGAAGCACAGCGAAATATCCTAGCTCCGTATTGCTACTGTTTTCGTCTCTGAATTGTTTGAATGATAAGCTTAGGTTGATGAGCTTGGGTTGATATAAGATAATTGCATTAGAAGGGAATAGATTCATCTCAACCGTGAGCTTTGCGATTTACTTAGAATAACTTCGTAAGTATTAAGCAGGCAAGCCTATCCAATCTCTATCTCTTTTCTATCTTATATCTTATCTTATTTTTATACAACTCATAAATGAAAGGAGGCGACGGTGCGTCGCTGGACACCGTTGCCCCCCTCCCGCACGGTGGTAGTCCCTCATGGGATTTTCATCCGTCCGATGTGGTTACCACTCGGAAAAATCAGCCCGTGTGATTGTCCGTCGCCCCCTCGCCCCTCCCGTTAGAGTGTGTTTGGTTAGAGATGAAAAAATTATgtgaaaaaaaatcttgcatgcatgaagtgttaaatgaagtctatttgtaaaattcttTTACAGATAGTTGCAACTTTACGAGCCGAATCtgataagtctaattaatcctaattaatccataattagataCAGTACTACTACATTAACCATGCTATAATCACCCTCCAACCATACAATCAAAGACTTCGTTAGCTACAGTACTTCTACAATAATCATGATTGTGGAAGTACTTTTGTAATTagagtttatttaatacctcttaTTAGTGATCAAAGTTGTAAAAAATCTAGCGATATTTTTCTCACCCCtaccaaacacggcctaattTTAGAAGGATTTCTGGCTCTGGCTGAATGCCCACTAATATAGCTACAGTACTTCTACAGTAATCATGATTGTGGAAGTACTTTTGTAATTAGAgttcatttaatacctctaattagtggtcaaagttgcaAAAATTTTAGTGATATTTTTCTCACCCCTACCAACACACGGCCTAATTTTGGAAGGATTCCTGGCTCTGGCTGAATGCCCACTAACAAGCggacaaattttaattttgaagCTTTTTCACGCAATCTTATTGCATTGAAAAGTTTTTAAGCTCGTGTATGGTTAGAAAAAAAGCGAGGGCTAAACTAGCAAGTGATGACTATGGCTGGGCATTCGTGttacccgaaaatttcgggtcgggtttttcagATTTTGAAAACTATAACCCGAAATTTGCTAGAAATAATCGAAACCTGACAATTCGGGTAACCGAAAATTTGGGTTCGGGTTTGGGTTTACCCGATATACCCGAATTACCAAACTGTGCACAACACAGGCTAGAGAAAGGGGCCATGCCGGCCGTCGCCGGGAGAAGGGGCCTCGCCGGGCTAGAGAAAGGGCCTCGCCGCTAGGAGAAGGGGCCTCGCCGGACGCAGGTCGCCACCTTGGGGTCGGGGGGAAGACCGGAAGGGGCAGGGGCCTGCACGGCTGCATGCTCGTGGAGGCACAATGGGATGTGGCTCTAGCGGTGGTGCGGTGGCGGACTGGCGGCAGCCGTTGGACGCCtgggcgggcggtggcgctgtGGCCTGTCCGCCTGTGGGCGACTCGCGACGGCGCAAGTGCAGAGGGGGTTGTGGCGGCTAGGGAGTGGGGAGGGGGTGCGTGGCATGGGGCTGGGGGTGTGACTTGTGAGGCTAAGTTAGGGTTGAGGAGGTTTGgtttggtgggctgggctgcaATGAATAATTGGGTTGGGCTGTTTTCGAGTTGTTTGagtatttcgggtaccgtggcatAATACCCGAATTACATGTAGTAATTTCGAGTACCGTGGGTTGGAACTCGAATTAGAGTTCGGATATTTCGGGCTCGGATATTTCAGGTTCAGGCTCGAATTTTTCGGATTCTAATTTTAGGTTTCGGATATTCTGCCCACCCACAGTGATGACTGCTGAGTCAGAAATAGTGAGAGACTCCAACTCGCAACTGCTCGCCAGCAGCTCATCAGTGCTCATCCATCCCCAGCGGCCTACTTCCCTACCCAGCAAGTAGAGAGGGGaggacgctgccgccgccgccgccgacgccgacatGAAGATCCTGGTCGCCGTCAAGCGGGTGGTGGACTACGCCGTGAAGGTGCGCGTCAGGCCGGACCGGACGGGCGTGGAGACGGCCAACGTCAAGATGTCCATGAACCCCTTCTGCGAGATCGCCGTGGAGGAGGCGCTCCGCCTCCgcgaggccggcgccgccgccgaggtcgtCGCTGCCACCATCGGCCCCACCCAGTCAGCCGACACGCTGCGCACCGCGCTCGCGATGGGCGCCGACCGCGCGGTCCACGTGCTCCACGACCCCGACCCCGCGCGGTCGCTtctcccgctcgccgtcgccaagaTCCTCCGCGCCGTCGCGCTCCAGGAGAAGCCCGGCCTCGTCATCCTCGGCAAGCAGGTATCTTGACTTGCGCACTGCTGATTTGGTTGGAAGACTGGTGATGAGGGTGTTCGATCTGTGGGTTGGAGGAAGGTATGGTTTCTCGATTGCAGTGTTAGGTGGGAGGAGACAACTGCAGATTGTTGTACAATTTCTTGCAATTATTCACCAATTCCATCCAATGTGCTTGTCAGGCTAAACCTGAATGTgtggaatttttgggatgtAGGGGTTTGAGAATTTGTGAACTTAGATTGATTCTTCTTAGTACTATCTGATAATAAATTGACATTTATAGGGTTGAAAGGCATATCTAGCCTGTTCTCAGACTGCATTTGCAAAAGTTTGGGTTTATCTTTGTTGTTCGAATTGAGGATCTGGGGAACATATTTGGTTATTACAGCACTTTTGACTCGGTATCCATGATTTCTTTGCTTTGGTTAAGCTCTCTTCCTCAATTGACAGTTTGCCACCAATGTGAATCATTCACAGCTAATGGCATGATTGGTTCAAGCTGAAGCCTGAATGTATTCAGACCTCTGTTATGTGTTTGTTTGGTTCATTGTGCATTTGTGCTCAAGCACAGTATGGTTTTGAGATGTGAGGATACCCTCTTATGCAATATACTTATGCACAACAATCCTTAGTTTTCACTGTTGGAATGGAACTTCAGAAAATAGAATACTGGCCTTCATATATATGTGCTAAGTAGAAAAACGATTTATCTGCTTCTTTATcacaaataaaagagagaaaaatatgAGTAAGAATCTTCTTTTTATCTAGACTCGCCAACTTTACCTTTAGAGTATATCTGCTTATAGCCTCATGTTCCTGGGTCTTTTCTTTGTATAACAGGCAATTGATGATGATTGCAACCAGACTGGACAAATACTAGCTGGATTACTTCAGTGGCCGCAGGGAACCTTTGCCTCCAAGGTATTGTTGTTTCCTTGTTCTTTCTGTTAGTCGGTAGTTGCCTCGAAGTTGGCAAACTAACTGTCATGCTGTTAAATTTGTTTTAGCTGAATTTAGATTATGGACTTTAAGTTCTTCCAATTTTTTAGTCCTTACTAAACCCTATTTGGTTCCCCAGATacaatgtttttctttttctggatTAATACCTGATCCCCTCATTTTTTGTCAAATGAtgatgtcggtaccccaggaatggggtaccccttcttgctgtatcTAGCCAAGGGCCTTATAGTTATCCATGACTacgaccaaacagccggacccctgtggtccggagtcctgatctctcggcaacggttccggacctgcctcacgactgggaaagaGCCGGGAACgacacgtgtcccggaagaggcgggcagcccgaaccgccggggctccggacctcccgagggggtccggaccccgcggaagtcccggacccctcatggggtcccggacccccagtatggtaaccggacccctcgataagggaagaagtcgacgccatGCCTGGGGGTGGTCCGGtgccgacacgtgtctacaagcacggACACATgtacaaggccgcttggtctccatactaagcctcacccaccactgcattcattgcgatAGGGGAACGaccgcattgatgtagcagaagccgaggcgatactttgaccaggggacactattgatcgcgtattaccaagatagtggagctactggcgccgcccacgccgcgcctgccaggtctgccataacagatggatacgacggctcggcttcacccattataacgcctacataatagcctccacaggctacgccgcaagctacgctcccccaacggatACCTTGGTGacaggacaagagaagaccactgtagcgctagcaggacgtgggagcgtatcggaggaaagattcgtaaccactgtacccatctaaatactctgcgcagtatgctgcgcagtcacgttggacccacttgtcggggccccaacgtcctatgtatccgcccccttggtctataaaagggggcgcccgctagaaggaaacTCAAGCTGGGGAAGAGCCAAGGCCCGCCAGAGGATAAactcatacacaacagagatcaaaacttctcccagtggacgtagggtattacgctccggcggcccgaaccactctagatcgtgtgttcttgtgtactTATCTCAAGGCTAGATCaacccaatcgcctagtacctccccgagcactcccactctgggaataggcgggtgtgttccgccacccggctgtgggtaccctagaaatcccacgacagaTGAGGTGGACCACAAAGGTAGAAGACATTAGTAAACTGTTCAATGTCTTGCTTTTTTTAACACTGATTCTCTCATCTATCCAATTCTGCTTAATTTCCTGGATCTGTTTTTGGTTCGTTATCAGTTTTTCTAtgcccttttttttcttgatgCAAGAATTACATTGGCAGGTTTTATTGGACAAAGAGAAACAAAAAGCTACTGTCGAGAGAGAGGTTGATGGTGGAATTGAAACCATCTGCCTTGATTTGCCAGCAGTGATCACGTAGGGCCCATAACACCTCTCAATATgttgtttttattttattgttCTATGTTGTTGA
This sequence is a window from Panicum virgatum strain AP13 chromosome 7K, P.virgatum_v5, whole genome shotgun sequence. Protein-coding genes within it:
- the LOC120642901 gene encoding probable amidase At4g34880 produces the protein MACLRLLLAFSAIALAAGGACGFQFEEATVDSIHRGFKNGSLTSAALVRYYLGQIARLNPQLHAVIEVNPDALRDAARADAERASGHRRAAAGGLHGVPVLIKDLIATRDRLNTTAGSFALLGSVARRDAGVVARLRRAGAVVLGKSNLPEWGNFRNAAGLDGWSARGGQAMNPYVLEVDPCQASTGSAIAAAANMAAVTLGTETMASILCPASVNSVVGIKPTVGLTSRSGVIPFTLRQDTVGPLCRTVADAVHVLDAIVGYDALDAAATRAASKYIPTGGYKQFLKAGGLRGKRIGIPNGFFGFKNGTVKHRVCKQHIDTLRRHGATVIENLDIANLSVIQNITKSGFQAAAPAEFKFNLNNYLSNLSYSPVRSLAEIIAFNNAHPVEEKLKKYGQQLLLLSESTTGIGPRERAAIHQMNELSANGVEKLMKKHRLDAIFTPDSSIATVLAYNGLPGIEVPAGYDEKGVPFGICFGGLKGYEPRLIEMAYAFEQATKVRKPPMIKA
- the LOC120639814 gene encoding electron transfer flavoprotein subunit beta, mitochondrial-like, encoding MKILVAVKRVVDYAVKVRVRPDRTGVETANVKMSMNPFCEIAVEEALRLREAGAAAEVVAATIGPTQSADTLRTALAMGADRAVHVLHDPDPARSLLPLAVAKILRAVALQEKPGLVILGKQAIDDDCNQTGQILAGLLQWPQGTFASKVLLDKEKQKATVEREVDGGIETICLDLPAVITTDLRLNQPRYATLPNIMKAKSKVIKKVTPEDLNVDIRSDMEVIEVNEPPKRKAGVILSSVDELLDKLKNEARVL